In Carya illinoinensis cultivar Pawnee chromosome 6, C.illinoinensisPawnee_v1, whole genome shotgun sequence, a single genomic region encodes these proteins:
- the LOC122313222 gene encoding leucine-rich repeat extensin-like protein 1 isoform X1 — translation MGKSELQNLHRQQNHEADSNQVSSGFFRDGCSVALNRVGREFSFKCLFVLILTLSVLVSGIFWVLPFHSTKCGFDAKDAIKLGATVQAYFRLDKPVTKLVLHVGRLEYDIYGEIDVPGIKVAITSMHQSGASNWTDVVFGVLSDPINVPISPVSLSLLRSSLIELFLQQSNLTLTSSIFGKTTKFQILKFPPGLTVIPVQFSSIWQIPQILFNFTLNNSISEILEDFIEFKDQLKIGLYLRSYESVYVQITNDVGSTIAPPVTVQASVMSGLGSLLPQRLKQLAETITGSPAQNLGLDNTVFGKVKSISLSSYLRGTINATPPSPSPSPSSEPSNYPSISSYPALSPPTSPMSSPNIKHRSPAPSMVIAHPPCPFPYQGFRNSPSLSPSHYNPTVPSAFSPLVSTPNAPPTGPTSQLSPDLSPIPEVSYASSPHQDKGSAEGLLSTSLAPSPSSLVAVTSYQQIWLLGFSGLWIFSLFCWLA, via the exons ATGGGGAAAAGCGAACTGCAAAACCTGCATCGGCAGCAGAATCATGAGGCTGACAGTAATCAAGTTTCTTCGGGCTTTTTCCGTGACGGATGTTCGGTGGCTCTCAATAGAGTTGGAAGGGAGTTTAGTTTCAAGTGCCTCTTCGTTTTGATTCTGACCCTATCGGTTTTGGTTTCTGGGATCTTCTGGGTCCTTCCTTTTCATTCAACCAAGTGCGGGTTCGATGCAAAAGATGCAATTAAACTCGGCG CTACAGTTCAGGCATACTTCAGACTAGACAAGCCAGTTACAAAGCTTGTTCTCCACGTTGGAAGATTAGAATATGATATCTACGGGGAAATTGATGTTCCTGGTATAAAG GTGGCTATCACATCCATGCACCAATCTGGTGCATCTAACTGGACTGATGtggtgtttggtgttctttctgATCCAATAAATGTTCCTATAAGTCCAGTGTCCCTAAGTTTGCTGAGATCATCTTTAATTGAACTGTTCCTTCAGCAATCCAATCTGACCTTGACATCATCTATTTTTGGGAAGACAACtaagtttcagattctgaagTTTCCACCGGGGTTGACTGTAATCCCAGTGCAATTTTCTTCAATTTGGCAGATCCCCCAGattctatttaattttactCTAAATAATTCGATATCTGAAATACTGGAAGATTTCATCGAGTTCAAGGATCAGTTGAAGATAGGATTGTATCTGAGGTCTTACGAG AGTGTGTATGTCCAGATAACAAATGATGTTGGCTCCACAATAGCTCCGCCGGTTACAGTTCAGGCTTCTGTCATGTCTGGTCTTGGGAGTCTTCTGCCGCAGAGATTGAAGCAATTGGCTGAAACTATCACAGGCTCTCCTGCACAAAATCTTGGCCTTGATAACACAGTTTTTGGTAAGGTTAAAAGCATCAGTTTATCTTCCTATCTAAGGGGTACTATTAATGCTACCCCTCCTAGTCCTTCTCCATCTCCATCCTCAGAACCAAGTAATTATCCATCAATTTCGTCATATCCTGCTCTTTCTCCGCCTACCTCTCCAATGTCCTCGCCTAACATTAAGCACCGCTCACCTGCACCTTCTATGGTAATTGCGCATCCTCCTTGCCCTTTCCCATATCAGGGTTTCAGAAATTCTCCAAGCCTCTCACCTTCTCACTATAACCCAACAGTTCCTTCTGCCTTTTCACCTTTGGTGTCAACTCCTAATGCCCCTCCTACGGGTCCCACTTCCCAGTTGTCTCCAGATCTGTCACCTATACCTGAAGTATCATATGCTTCCAGTCCACACCAGGACAAGGGAAGTGCCGAAGGCTTGTTGTCTACATCCCTTGCACCATCACCATCAT CCTTGGTAGCAGTTACTTCATACCAGCAGATCTGGTTATTGGGGTTTTCTGGACTCTGgatcttttctctcttttgttgGTTGGCttga
- the LOC122313222 gene encoding leucine-rich repeat extensin-like protein 1 isoform X2, with amino-acid sequence MGKSELQNLHRQQNHEADSNQVSSGFFRDGCSVALNRVGREFSFKCLFVLILTLSVLVSGIFWVLPFHSTKCGFDAKDAIKLGVQAYFRLDKPVTKLVLHVGRLEYDIYGEIDVPGIKVAITSMHQSGASNWTDVVFGVLSDPINVPISPVSLSLLRSSLIELFLQQSNLTLTSSIFGKTTKFQILKFPPGLTVIPVQFSSIWQIPQILFNFTLNNSISEILEDFIEFKDQLKIGLYLRSYESVYVQITNDVGSTIAPPVTVQASVMSGLGSLLPQRLKQLAETITGSPAQNLGLDNTVFGKVKSISLSSYLRGTINATPPSPSPSPSSEPSNYPSISSYPALSPPTSPMSSPNIKHRSPAPSMVIAHPPCPFPYQGFRNSPSLSPSHYNPTVPSAFSPLVSTPNAPPTGPTSQLSPDLSPIPEVSYASSPHQDKGSAEGLLSTSLAPSPSSLVAVTSYQQIWLLGFSGLWIFSLFCWLA; translated from the exons ATGGGGAAAAGCGAACTGCAAAACCTGCATCGGCAGCAGAATCATGAGGCTGACAGTAATCAAGTTTCTTCGGGCTTTTTCCGTGACGGATGTTCGGTGGCTCTCAATAGAGTTGGAAGGGAGTTTAGTTTCAAGTGCCTCTTCGTTTTGATTCTGACCCTATCGGTTTTGGTTTCTGGGATCTTCTGGGTCCTTCCTTTTCATTCAACCAAGTGCGGGTTCGATGCAAAAGATGCAATTAAACTCGGCG TTCAGGCATACTTCAGACTAGACAAGCCAGTTACAAAGCTTGTTCTCCACGTTGGAAGATTAGAATATGATATCTACGGGGAAATTGATGTTCCTGGTATAAAG GTGGCTATCACATCCATGCACCAATCTGGTGCATCTAACTGGACTGATGtggtgtttggtgttctttctgATCCAATAAATGTTCCTATAAGTCCAGTGTCCCTAAGTTTGCTGAGATCATCTTTAATTGAACTGTTCCTTCAGCAATCCAATCTGACCTTGACATCATCTATTTTTGGGAAGACAACtaagtttcagattctgaagTTTCCACCGGGGTTGACTGTAATCCCAGTGCAATTTTCTTCAATTTGGCAGATCCCCCAGattctatttaattttactCTAAATAATTCGATATCTGAAATACTGGAAGATTTCATCGAGTTCAAGGATCAGTTGAAGATAGGATTGTATCTGAGGTCTTACGAG AGTGTGTATGTCCAGATAACAAATGATGTTGGCTCCACAATAGCTCCGCCGGTTACAGTTCAGGCTTCTGTCATGTCTGGTCTTGGGAGTCTTCTGCCGCAGAGATTGAAGCAATTGGCTGAAACTATCACAGGCTCTCCTGCACAAAATCTTGGCCTTGATAACACAGTTTTTGGTAAGGTTAAAAGCATCAGTTTATCTTCCTATCTAAGGGGTACTATTAATGCTACCCCTCCTAGTCCTTCTCCATCTCCATCCTCAGAACCAAGTAATTATCCATCAATTTCGTCATATCCTGCTCTTTCTCCGCCTACCTCTCCAATGTCCTCGCCTAACATTAAGCACCGCTCACCTGCACCTTCTATGGTAATTGCGCATCCTCCTTGCCCTTTCCCATATCAGGGTTTCAGAAATTCTCCAAGCCTCTCACCTTCTCACTATAACCCAACAGTTCCTTCTGCCTTTTCACCTTTGGTGTCAACTCCTAATGCCCCTCCTACGGGTCCCACTTCCCAGTTGTCTCCAGATCTGTCACCTATACCTGAAGTATCATATGCTTCCAGTCCACACCAGGACAAGGGAAGTGCCGAAGGCTTGTTGTCTACATCCCTTGCACCATCACCATCAT CCTTGGTAGCAGTTACTTCATACCAGCAGATCTGGTTATTGGGGTTTTCTGGACTCTGgatcttttctctcttttgttgGTTGGCttga
- the LOC122313581 gene encoding F-box protein At1g10780-like, whose product MDSLPDAIVQQILSHINNARDVVACNSVSKRWKDSMPYIRSLYFPRNSFDNHTGTDKPDNIVWKMISSIVQLEELVVYSPFSGAGLASWLSLVGPSLRHLELRMDNLVENPTCNESPSKLSCIGAAKNLESLKLWGVLMTHSPKWDVYQNLWNLEIVGARMEDPALTDAIHACPNLTNLLLLGCEGVRSVSIDLPHLRQCKLDFYGVGNCSLSLTSPKIEVLEVQGCSWIRVRETNHLKNLSIANNAGRVYMVDFGKLEALEFLSIRGVQWCWDAIVNMLKWASEVKHLYMKIEFTGDFEALQPFPEIDFVEFFNGHPKLQKFDVHGAMFAALCQKNSLKYADSGFVIPCLEEVVVTVRSPLNAEQKMSTLESFLKYGKNLKTLVLKILQMKSSHSSADDFFDEICRFTYMNRKIVRIQ is encoded by the exons ATGGATTCTCTCCCGGATGCCATTGTTCAACAAATCTTATCGCACATCAACAATGCCAGGGATGTGGTAGCTTGCAACTCTGTATCTAAGCGGTGGAAAGACTCAATGCCTTATATTCGCAGCCTTTACTTCCCGCGGAACTCGTTTGACAATCATACTGGCACGGACAAGCCTGACAACATTGTGTGGAAGATGATATCATCAATTGTTCAACTAGAGGAGCTTGTCGTGTATAGCCCATTTTCTGGTGCTGGCCTTGCTTCGTGGCTTTCACTTGTAGGTCCATCCCTCCGGCATCTTGAGCTTCGAATGGATAACCTTGTTGAAAATCCTACCTGTAATGAGAGCCCCTCAAAACTGAGTTGCATTGGCGCTGCAAAGAATTTGGAATCACTAAAACTTTGGGGAGTGTTAATGACCCATTCTCCCAAGTGGGATGTCTACCAAAACCTTTGGAACCTTGAAATTGTTGGTGCAAGAATGGAGGATCCTGCATTAACTGATGCAATTCATGCATGTCCCAATCTGACCAACTTGTTGCTGCTTGGCTGCGAAGGGGTTAGGTCAGTCTCGATTGACCTGCCACATTTGCGGCAGTGTAAGCTGGATTTTTATGGCGTGGGTAACTGCTCGCTTTCTCTCACATCCCCCAAAATTGAAGTTCTTGAGGTTCAAGGTTGTAGTTGGATCAGGGTTCGTGAGACAAACCACTTGAAGAATCTTTCAATTGCAAATAATGCGG GGAGAGTCTACATGGTGGACTTCGGAAAACTTGAGGCTCTTGAGTTCTTGTCCATCAGGGGAGTCCAGTGGTGTTGGGATGCCATAGTCAATATGCTTAAATGGGCAAGCGAGGTGAAGCATCTCTACATGAAGATCGAATTCACTGGGGATTTTGAGGCCCTTCAGCCCTTTCCAGAGATTGACTTCGTCGAATTTTTTAACGGTCACCCCAAACTGCAGAAGTTTGACGTCCACGGTGCCATGTTTGCTGCTCTTTGCCAGAAGAACAGCCTGAAATAT GCTGATTCAGGATTTGTAATTCCATGTCTGGAGGAGGTGGTGGTCACGGTGCGATCACCACTAAATGCTGAGCAGAAAATGAGTACTCTTGAATCCTTCTTGAAGTATGGGAAGAATTTGAAGACGCTGGTACTAAAAATTCTGCAGATGAAGAGCAGTCATAGCAGTGCAGATGATTTCTTTGATGAGATCTGCAGGTTTACATACATGAACCGCAAGATAGTTCGAATACAATAA